The proteins below are encoded in one region of Limnochorda pilosa:
- the rpoC gene encoding DNA-directed RNA polymerase subunit beta', with translation MLDVNNFDRIQIGLASPEQMRAWSSGEVKKPETINYRTLKPEREGLFCEKIFGPTKDWECHCGKYKKVRYKGIVCDRCGVEVTRAKVRRERMGHIELAAPVSHIWFFKGIPSRMGLILDLSPRTLEKVLYFAAYIVVHPGDTPLTKKQLLSENEYREYREKYGNAFEAGMGAEAIKKLLDEIDLEQMTEELRREIATTSGQRRVRAIRRLEVVEAFRQSGNRPEWMILDVVPVIPPELRPMVQLDGGRFATSDLNDLYRRVINRNNRLKRLLELGAPDIIVRNEKRMLQEAVDALIDNGRRGRPVTGPGNRPLKSLSDMLKGKQGRFRQNLLGKRVDYSGRSVIVVGPELKLHQCGLPKEMALELFKPFVMKRLVDMGLAHNIKSAKRAVERVRPEVWDVLEEVIREHPVLLNRAPTLHRLGIQAFEPVLVEGRAIKIHPLVCSAYNADFDGDQMAVHVPLSAEAQAEARLLMLSSHNLLLPASGRPVTTPTQDMVIGCYYLTLDRKSSPENPLKGEGKVFAHPNEVHLAYDQGEVDLHAHVTVRMPQADGTWVRRETTPGRLFFNEVLPPEMGFYNQVIDRKELGRLVDRLYRRFGNTRTAETLDRIKALGFHFATRSGTTVGIKDISVPPQKQELLQKAEEQVEKIEQQHRRGLLTSEERYQQVVRVWTETKEAVTKAMLDNLDRLNPVYMMATSGARGNESQLSQLAGMRGLVADPRGRTIEIPIKANFREGLTVLEYFISTHGTRKGLADTALRTADSGYLTRRLVDVSQDVIVREEDCGTTQGIEVWRPQEGEEAEPLPERITGRVTAEAVFHPETGERIADENQLIDEELAAHIEEAGVEKVVIRSVLTCRSRHGVCVRCYGRNLATGEMVEVGEAVGTIAAQSIGEPGTQLTMRTFHTGGVAGEDITSGLPRVEELFEARKPRGEAKITEISGTAHIDESRGVRKVIVTSSEGSQKSYTVPFGARLKVREGQPVEAGDPLTEGSINPHDILAIKGVRAVQQYLVREVQNVYRSQGVDINDKHIEIIVHQMMRKVKVDDPGDSHLLPGGLYDSFEFEEENRRVEAEGGRPAEAKPTLLGITKASLATDSFLSAASFQETTRVLTEAAIKGKVDPLVGLKENVLIGKLIPAGTGLPVYRKLAVRPADDAEPVARGEKDERLGDGAGIAVQVRSGEDDTGLMATVEDEADLSGDDQAGAGEAALVEEEGDGTDAEEAEREDGPQEPARIGAASPDFMQDETLHERTGSTD, from the coding sequence GTGCTTGACGTCAACAACTTCGACCGTATCCAGATCGGCCTGGCATCCCCGGAGCAGATGCGGGCTTGGTCGTCGGGCGAGGTGAAGAAGCCGGAGACCATCAACTACCGAACCCTGAAGCCTGAGCGGGAGGGCCTCTTCTGCGAGAAGATCTTCGGGCCCACCAAGGACTGGGAGTGCCACTGCGGCAAGTACAAGAAGGTGCGCTACAAGGGCATCGTCTGCGACCGCTGCGGGGTGGAGGTAACCCGGGCCAAGGTGCGGCGCGAGCGGATGGGCCACATCGAGCTGGCGGCCCCGGTCTCGCACATCTGGTTCTTCAAGGGGATCCCATCCCGGATGGGGTTGATCCTGGACCTCTCCCCCCGCACCCTGGAGAAGGTGCTCTACTTCGCGGCCTACATCGTCGTCCACCCCGGCGACACGCCGCTCACCAAGAAGCAGCTCCTCTCCGAGAACGAGTACCGGGAGTACCGGGAGAAGTACGGAAACGCCTTCGAGGCGGGCATGGGCGCCGAGGCCATCAAGAAGCTCCTGGACGAGATCGACCTCGAGCAGATGACCGAGGAGCTGCGCCGGGAGATCGCCACGACCAGCGGCCAGCGGCGGGTGCGGGCCATCCGCCGGCTGGAGGTGGTGGAGGCGTTCCGCCAGTCGGGCAACCGGCCCGAGTGGATGATCCTGGACGTGGTGCCGGTGATCCCGCCCGAGCTGCGGCCCATGGTGCAGCTCGACGGCGGCCGCTTCGCGACCTCGGACCTGAACGACCTCTACCGGCGGGTGATCAACCGGAACAACCGGCTCAAGAGACTCCTGGAGCTGGGGGCGCCGGACATCATCGTGCGGAACGAGAAGCGGATGCTCCAGGAGGCCGTCGACGCCCTCATCGACAACGGTCGCCGGGGCCGGCCCGTGACGGGACCGGGCAACCGGCCGCTCAAGTCCCTCTCCGACATGCTCAAGGGGAAGCAGGGGCGCTTCCGCCAGAACCTGCTGGGCAAGCGGGTGGACTACTCGGGCCGGTCGGTGATCGTGGTGGGACCGGAGCTGAAGCTCCACCAGTGCGGCCTGCCCAAGGAGATGGCCCTGGAGCTCTTCAAGCCCTTCGTCATGAAGCGGCTGGTGGACATGGGCCTCGCCCACAACATCAAGAGCGCCAAGCGTGCCGTGGAACGGGTGCGCCCCGAGGTGTGGGACGTGCTGGAAGAGGTGATCCGGGAGCACCCGGTGCTCCTGAACCGGGCGCCCACGCTCCATCGCCTGGGGATCCAGGCCTTCGAGCCCGTGTTGGTAGAGGGCCGGGCGATCAAGATCCACCCGCTGGTCTGCTCAGCCTACAACGCCGACTTCGACGGAGACCAGATGGCAGTGCACGTGCCGCTCTCGGCCGAGGCCCAGGCCGAGGCGCGCCTCCTGATGCTCTCGTCGCACAACCTGCTCCTGCCGGCCAGCGGCCGCCCCGTGACCACGCCCACCCAGGACATGGTGATCGGTTGCTACTACCTCACCCTGGATCGGAAGAGCAGCCCCGAGAACCCCCTGAAGGGGGAGGGGAAGGTCTTCGCCCATCCCAACGAGGTGCACCTGGCCTACGATCAGGGCGAGGTGGACCTGCACGCCCACGTCACGGTGCGGATGCCGCAGGCCGACGGCACCTGGGTGCGGCGCGAGACGACGCCGGGCCGTCTCTTCTTCAACGAGGTCCTGCCGCCGGAGATGGGCTTCTACAACCAGGTGATTGACCGGAAGGAGCTCGGCCGCCTGGTGGACCGGCTCTACAGGCGCTTCGGGAACACCCGGACTGCCGAGACCCTGGACCGGATCAAGGCCTTGGGCTTCCACTTCGCCACCCGCTCGGGCACGACGGTGGGCATCAAGGACATCTCGGTGCCGCCCCAGAAGCAGGAGCTCCTCCAGAAGGCGGAGGAACAGGTGGAGAAGATCGAGCAGCAGCACCGCCGGGGCCTCCTCACCAGCGAGGAGCGCTACCAGCAGGTTGTGCGGGTCTGGACCGAGACCAAGGAAGCGGTCACCAAGGCCATGCTCGACAACCTGGACCGCCTCAACCCCGTCTACATGATGGCCACCTCTGGAGCCCGAGGGAACGAGTCCCAGCTCTCCCAGCTCGCGGGCATGCGGGGCCTGGTGGCCGATCCCCGGGGCCGCACCATCGAGATCCCCATCAAGGCCAACTTCCGCGAGGGGCTCACGGTGCTGGAGTACTTCATCTCCACCCACGGCACCCGGAAGGGCCTGGCCGACACGGCGCTCCGCACCGCCGACTCGGGCTACCTCACCCGGAGGCTGGTGGACGTCTCCCAGGACGTCATCGTCCGGGAGGAGGACTGCGGCACCACCCAGGGCATCGAGGTCTGGCGGCCCCAGGAGGGTGAGGAGGCCGAGCCCCTGCCCGAGCGCATCACTGGGCGGGTGACGGCGGAGGCCGTCTTCCACCCGGAGACGGGCGAGCGGATCGCCGACGAGAACCAGCTCATCGACGAGGAGCTGGCCGCCCACATCGAGGAGGCGGGTGTGGAGAAGGTGGTGATCCGGTCGGTCCTCACCTGCCGGTCGCGCCACGGGGTCTGCGTCCGCTGCTACGGGCGGAACCTGGCCACCGGCGAGATGGTGGAGGTGGGCGAGGCCGTGGGGACCATCGCGGCCCAGTCCATCGGCGAGCCGGGCACCCAGCTCACCATGCGCACCTTCCACACCGGCGGCGTGGCCGGCGAGGACATCACCTCGGGCCTCCCGAGGGTGGAGGAGCTCTTCGAGGCCCGCAAGCCCCGAGGCGAGGCGAAGATCACCGAGATCTCCGGGACCGCCCACATCGACGAGTCCCGGGGTGTGCGGAAGGTGATCGTCACCTCGAGCGAGGGGAGCCAGAAGAGCTACACGGTGCCCTTCGGGGCACGCCTCAAGGTACGGGAGGGCCAGCCCGTGGAGGCGGGGGATCCCCTCACCGAGGGCTCGATCAACCCTCACGACATCCTGGCCATCAAGGGCGTGCGGGCGGTCCAACAGTACCTGGTGCGGGAGGTCCAGAACGTCTACCGCTCCCAGGGTGTGGACATCAACGACAAGCACATCGAGATCATCGTGCATCAAATGATGCGGAAGGTGAAGGTGGACGATCCGGGCGACAGCCACCTCCTCCCCGGCGGGCTCTACGACAGCTTCGAGTTCGAGGAAGAGAACCGGCGGGTGGAGGCCGAGGGCGGCCGCCCGGCGGAAGCGAAGCCGACGCTCCTGGGCATCACCAAGGCATCCCTGGCCACCGACAGCTTCCTCTCGGCCGCGTCCTTCCAGGAGACGACCCGGGTGCTCACCGAGGCGGCCATCAAGGGCAAGGTGGACCCGCTGGTGGGCCTCAAGGAGAACGTGCTCATCGGAAAGCTGATCCCGGCGGGAACGGGGCTGCCCGTCTACCGGAAGCTTGCGGTGCGGCCCGCGGACGACGCGGAGCCGGTGGCGCGCGGCGAGAAGGACGAGCGGCTCGGGGACGGAGCGGGCATCGCCGTTCAGGTCCGGTCGGGCGAGGACGACACCGGCCTGATGGCGACCGTCGAAGACGAAGCCGACCTGTCCGGGGACGACCAGGCCGGTGCTGGAGAGGCAGCCCTCGTCGAGGAAGAGGGCGATGGGACGGACGCGGAGGAGGCGGAGCGGGAGGACGGCCCGCAGGAACCCGCCCGGATCGGTGCAGCCTCTCCGGACTTCATGCAAGACGAGACGCTGCACGAGCGTACCGGTTCCACCGACTGA
- the rpoB gene encoding DNA-directed RNA polymerase subunit beta gives MAVEIKAPRRERVSFGKIHEVLDMPNLIEVQRKSYEWFLKEGLLETFRDISPIQDFTGNLVLEFVDYNLGEPKYTVEECKHRDATYNAPLKVKVRLINKETGEVKEQEVFMGDFPLMTENGTFIINGAERVIVSQLVRSPGVYFNRDTDNNGRPIFTSSVIPNRGAWLEFETDAVQAIYVKVDRTRKIPATVLLRAMGLETDAQILETFREAEPIRATLDRDNTGSQIEALVEIYKRLRPGEPPTEENARTLFQTLFSDPKRYDLAGVGRYKVNKKLRLLPRILNRTLATAVVDPGTGEVLAEAGVKIIRKLAEQVEERAVPYVEIEDEDGNVIRVLGNGHPDADEKVLTQGDLVAAVGYLVNLMQGVGQTDDIDHLGNRRLKSVGELLQNQFRIGLSRMERVVRERMTIQDVDIITPQALINIRPVVAAIKEFFGSSQLSQFMDQTNPLAELTHKRRLSALGPGGLSRERAGFEVRDVHHSHYGRMCPIETPEGPNIGLIGSLSSYARINDFGFIETPYRRVEEGRVTEEIVYLTADEEDNFIVAQANEPVGEDSTLVNQRVSARWKDQILIVPREQVDFMDVSPKQMVSVAAALIPFLENDDASRALMGANMQRQAVPLLKAEAPLVGTGMEYKAAVDSGVVVTAFRPGTVVRVSANEVVVRSDHGDEDHYRLRKFERSNQGTCFNQKPLVHRGERVEAGDVVADGSSTDQGELALGRNVLVAYMPWEGYNYEDAILVSEKLVKDDVFTSIHIEEYECQARDTKLGAEEITRDIPNVGDEVLKNLDERGIIRIGAEVRPGDIMVGKVTPKGETELTAEERLLRAIFGEKAREVRDTSLRVPHGEGGVVVDVKVFDREANDELSPGVNRMVRVYVAQKRKVSEGDKMAGRHGNKGVIARILPEEDMPFLPDGTSIEVVLNPLGVPSRMNIGQVLENHLGWAARAMGIYVATPVFDGATEIEVLEQLEKAGVDPDGKVWLRDGRSGETFDHPVSIGYTYMLKLAHLVDDKIHARSVGPYSLVTQQPLGGKAQFGGQRFGEMEVWALEAYGAAYTLQELLTVKSDDVVGRVKTYEAIVKGENVPEPGAPEAFKVLIKELQSLGLDVKVLTEDAQEIEIREEEEDISEMARELGIDIQGREDDRDEPRRPAARAVEVAEPGEDEEAVEAGEEEAEGEPEEEALDDEGAFLAEEELDDARPLVSPEEMVELYGPRRTGLGDEDEEEDEGAASRRPGA, from the coding sequence TTCAGCGCAAGTCCTACGAGTGGTTCCTCAAGGAGGGGCTTCTGGAGACCTTCCGGGACATCTCGCCGATCCAGGACTTCACCGGCAACCTGGTCCTCGAATTCGTCGACTACAATCTGGGAGAGCCCAAGTACACGGTCGAGGAGTGCAAGCACCGGGACGCCACCTACAACGCGCCACTGAAGGTGAAGGTGCGCCTGATCAACAAGGAGACCGGCGAGGTCAAGGAGCAGGAGGTCTTCATGGGCGACTTCCCGCTCATGACCGAGAACGGCACCTTCATCATCAACGGGGCCGAGCGGGTGATCGTGAGCCAGCTGGTCCGCTCGCCCGGCGTCTACTTCAACCGGGACACCGACAACAACGGCCGTCCCATCTTCACCAGCAGCGTGATCCCCAACCGGGGCGCCTGGCTCGAGTTCGAGACGGATGCGGTCCAGGCCATCTACGTCAAAGTCGACCGCACCCGCAAGATCCCCGCGACCGTGCTGCTGCGCGCCATGGGCCTGGAGACCGACGCCCAGATCCTCGAGACCTTCCGGGAGGCGGAGCCGATCCGGGCCACCCTGGACCGGGACAACACCGGCTCCCAGATCGAGGCGCTGGTGGAGATCTACAAGAGGCTGCGCCCAGGCGAGCCCCCCACCGAGGAGAACGCGCGCACACTCTTCCAGACCCTCTTCAGCGATCCGAAGCGCTACGACCTGGCGGGTGTGGGCCGGTACAAGGTGAACAAGAAGCTGCGCCTGCTTCCGCGCATTCTGAACCGGACCCTGGCCACGGCCGTGGTGGACCCCGGGACGGGCGAGGTGCTGGCCGAGGCAGGCGTCAAGATCATCCGGAAGCTTGCGGAGCAGGTGGAGGAGCGGGCCGTTCCCTATGTAGAGATCGAGGACGAGGACGGCAACGTCATCCGGGTCCTGGGCAACGGCCACCCCGACGCCGATGAGAAGGTCCTCACCCAGGGAGATCTGGTGGCTGCCGTGGGCTACCTGGTCAACCTGATGCAGGGCGTGGGCCAGACCGACGACATCGACCACCTGGGCAACCGGCGGCTCAAGTCGGTGGGCGAGCTCCTGCAGAACCAGTTCCGGATCGGCCTTTCCCGCATGGAGCGGGTGGTGCGGGAGCGCATGACCATCCAGGACGTGGACATCATCACGCCCCAGGCGCTCATCAACATCCGGCCGGTGGTGGCGGCCATCAAGGAGTTCTTCGGCTCCTCCCAGCTCTCCCAGTTCATGGACCAGACCAACCCCCTGGCCGAGCTGACCCACAAGCGGCGGCTCTCGGCCCTGGGGCCGGGCGGTCTCTCCCGAGAGCGGGCGGGATTCGAGGTGCGGGACGTGCACCACTCCCACTACGGCCGCATGTGCCCCATCGAGACGCCTGAAGGGCCGAACATAGGCCTCATCGGGTCGCTCTCCAGCTACGCCCGCATCAACGACTTCGGGTTCATCGAGACGCCGTACCGCCGGGTGGAGGAGGGTCGGGTCACCGAGGAGATCGTCTACCTGACGGCCGACGAGGAGGACAACTTCATCGTCGCCCAGGCCAACGAGCCCGTGGGCGAAGACAGCACCCTGGTCAACCAGCGGGTGTCGGCCCGCTGGAAGGACCAGATCCTCATCGTGCCGCGCGAGCAGGTGGACTTCATGGACGTCTCGCCCAAGCAGATGGTGAGCGTGGCCGCGGCGCTGATCCCCTTCCTGGAGAACGACGACGCCTCCCGGGCGCTCATGGGCGCCAACATGCAGCGCCAGGCGGTTCCCCTTCTCAAAGCCGAGGCGCCGCTGGTGGGCACGGGCATGGAGTACAAGGCCGCCGTCGACTCGGGCGTGGTGGTGACCGCGTTCCGACCGGGGACCGTCGTCCGGGTGAGCGCGAACGAGGTCGTCGTCCGCTCCGACCACGGCGACGAGGACCACTACCGGCTCCGGAAGTTCGAGCGGTCCAACCAGGGGACGTGCTTCAACCAGAAGCCGCTGGTGCACCGGGGCGAGCGGGTGGAGGCGGGCGACGTGGTCGCCGACGGCTCCTCCACCGACCAGGGCGAGCTGGCCCTGGGCCGGAACGTGCTGGTGGCCTACATGCCGTGGGAGGGCTACAACTACGAAGACGCCATCCTGGTCAGCGAGAAGCTGGTGAAGGACGACGTCTTCACCTCCATCCACATCGAGGAGTACGAGTGCCAGGCCCGCGACACCAAGCTGGGCGCCGAGGAGATCACCCGCGACATCCCCAACGTGGGCGACGAGGTCCTGAAGAACCTGGACGAGCGGGGGATCATCCGCATCGGCGCCGAGGTCCGCCCGGGCGACATCATGGTGGGCAAGGTGACGCCCAAGGGCGAGACCGAGCTGACCGCCGAGGAGAGGCTGCTGAGGGCGATCTTCGGCGAGAAGGCGCGGGAGGTGCGCGACACCTCGCTGCGGGTTCCCCACGGTGAGGGCGGCGTGGTGGTGGACGTGAAGGTCTTCGACCGGGAGGCCAACGACGAGCTCTCGCCCGGGGTCAACCGGATGGTGCGGGTCTACGTCGCGCAGAAGCGGAAGGTCTCCGAGGGCGACAAGATGGCCGGCCGCCACGGGAACAAGGGGGTCATCGCCCGGATCCTGCCCGAGGAGGACATGCCCTTCCTGCCCGACGGGACGTCCATCGAGGTCGTGCTGAACCCGCTGGGCGTGCCCTCGCGGATGAACATCGGCCAGGTCCTGGAGAACCACCTGGGGTGGGCGGCCCGAGCCATGGGCATCTACGTGGCGACCCCCGTCTTCGACGGGGCCACGGAGATCGAAGTGCTCGAGCAGCTGGAGAAGGCCGGCGTCGACCCTGACGGGAAGGTGTGGCTCCGGGACGGTCGCTCGGGCGAGACCTTCGACCACCCGGTGAGCATCGGCTACACCTACATGTTGAAGCTCGCCCACCTGGTGGACGACAAGATCCACGCCCGGTCGGTGGGTCCCTACTCCCTGGTCACCCAGCAGCCGCTGGGGGGCAAGGCCCAGTTCGGCGGGCAGCGCTTCGGCGAGATGGAGGTCTGGGCCCTGGAGGCCTACGGGGCCGCCTACACCCTGCAGGAGCTCCTCACGGTCAAGTCCGACGACGTGGTGGGGCGGGTCAAGACCTACGAAGCCATCGTCAAGGGCGAGAACGTGCCCGAACCCGGCGCTCCCGAGGCGTTCAAGGTGCTCATCAAGGAGCTCCAGAGCCTGGGCCTGGACGTGAAGGTGCTCACCGAGGACGCCCAGGAGATCGAGATCCGCGAGGAAGAAGAAGACATCTCCGAAATGGCCCGGGAGCTCGGCATCGACATCCAGGGCCGGGAGGACGATCGCGACGAGCCGCGGCGGCCTGCCGCCAGGGCCGTGGAGGTGGCCGAACCCGGAGAGGACGAGGAAGCCGTGGAGGCCGGCGAGGAAGAGGCCGAAGGGGAGCCCGAGGAGGAGGCACTGGACGACGAGGGCGCCTTTCTGGCCGAGGAGGAGCTGGACGACGCGCGGCCGCTGGTCTCGCCCGAGGAGATGGTCGAGCTCTACGGCCCGCGTCGGACGGGGCTGGGCGACGAGGACGAGGAAGAGGACGAGGGCGCCGCGAGCCGGAGGCCCGGCGCATGA